CCAGCGCAGCGCGGTCAAGGTCTGGGACCAGCGCGCCTACAAGGACTACGACGACAACATCGAGCTGGGCACGCGCAACATCAAGGTGGCGCTGCGCCGGCTCCGGCGCTTCGCGCGCGAGGGTTCGGAGCTGGAACTCGACCTCGACGACACCATCCACAAGACCGCGGCCAACGCGGGCATGCTCGACATCCGGATGATCCCGGAGCGCCACAACAAGGTGAAGCTGCTGCTGCTGATGGACGTCGGCGGCACGATGGACGAACACGTGCATCGCGTCGAGGAGCTGTTCTCCGCGGTCAAGAGCGAGTTCAAGCACCTGGAGTTCTTCTACTTCCACAACTGCGTCTACGACTTCGTGTGGAAGAACAACCGGCGCCGTTTCGCCGAGAAGACACCGACCTGGGACCTGATCCACAAGTACAACCGGGACTACAAGCTCATCTTCGTCGGCGACGCGACGATGAGCCCGTACGAGATCCTCCAGCCCGGCGGCAGCGTCGAGTACAACAACGAGGAAGCCGGCGCCGAATGGCTGCAGCGGCTCACCGCCCACTTCAACAAGCATGTCTGGATCAATCCCGAACCGGCCGGGGTCTGGCAGTACCGCCAGAGCATCTCGCTGATCCAGCAATTGATGCAGCAACGCATGATGCCGCTGACGATGGGCGGGCTCGAACAGGCGATGCGCGTGCTCAATCGATGACGGCGACGACCCCGACGCTTCCGGTGACTCGATGGCTGCGGCGCACGCTGCCGATCCTGGCGATCGGTGCGGCGCTCGCGCTGCTGGGCGGCTGCTCGCTGCTGCCCACCGACCGCAAGGCGCAGCTCAAGGTCGCCGTGACCGAAGAGGCCGACGCCAACAATCCCTACGTGACCAGCACGCGCAAGATCTCGGCGTATGAGCTG
This genomic stretch from Mitsuaria sp. 7 harbors:
- a CDS encoding VWA domain-containing protein codes for the protein MLIQFFYTLRAAKLPVSVKEYLTLLEAMKAGVLDDTDIGGSGPTVDKFYALARTSLVKDEALFDKFDRAFAAYFKGVELMGDLFKALPQEWLTKQLERELTPEQLAQLKALDWDELMDTLRQRLEEQQERHEGGNRWIGTGGTSPFGNGGVNPRGVRIGGPGGQRSAVKVWDQRAYKDYDDNIELGTRNIKVALRRLRRFAREGSELELDLDDTIHKTAANAGMLDIRMIPERHNKVKLLLLMDVGGTMDEHVHRVEELFSAVKSEFKHLEFFYFHNCVYDFVWKNNRRRFAEKTPTWDLIHKYNRDYKLIFVGDATMSPYEILQPGGSVEYNNEEAGAEWLQRLTAHFNKHVWINPEPAGVWQYRQSISLIQQLMQQRMMPLTMGGLEQAMRVLNR